Proteins found in one Pseudochaenichthys georgianus chromosome 13, fPseGeo1.2, whole genome shotgun sequence genomic segment:
- the msantd4 gene encoding myb/SANT-like DNA-binding domain-containing protein 4 has translation MQRYISSSLFVSLCLWGVGPLLAAKLDFLQIKHLKRKRKSNYSVKETQTLIREIHKRTDVLFSRQQNTAINELKRQAWEEVARGVNSLGEGELRTAAEVKRRYLDWRALMKRKQIQAELSLSSSSSSSMALKTEYDQSSSEHEAASLGSGCDQLLDLSSLSKDCHCDWPELVALSEPSGQSIMGVKMEEDVTEYRLHGDMGDGEIEDDDIPSLLSDIESRGEGHVGNVYCHNDLGMLSSSKAPTSTTNRDLPHAGGLMGMQAHALGGLNNHENMGAGFVVAVEKQRLELEKQRLAVETERLAVEKERLVVEKERLRQMEVERERLQLERERLQVERERLRLLLLRHSERVDSSFNLPPQQGPPSSSTSSLSSTHDGHREKDSKGWMPLVDLETERLKLEKERVQLEKERLQFFKFEAGRLQIERERLQVEKERMQLHKDHQGH, from the exons atgcagcg GTATATCTCCTCGTCTCTGTTTGTCTCTCTGTGCCTCTGGGGTGTCGGTCCCCTCCTTGCCGCCAAGCTGGATTTCCTGCAGATTAAACATctaaagaggaagaggaagagcaacTACAGTGTGAAAGAAACACAGACTCTTATCAGGGAGATACACAAAAGGACGGACGTGTTGTTCTCCAGACAGCAG AACACAGCCATTAATGAGCTGAAGAGACAGGCATGGGAAGAAGTGGCTCGCGGTGTTAATTCACTGGGGGAAGGAGAGCTACGCACTGCAGCAGAG GTGAAGCGTCGTTACCTAGACTGGCGTGCACTGATGAAGAGAAAACAGATTCAGGCTGAGctgtccctctcctcctcctcatcctcgtcTATGGCTCTGAAGACTGAGTATGATCAGTCCTCCTCTGAGCATGAGGCAGCTTCTCTGGGATCTGGATGTGACCAGCTGCTTGACCTCTCCAGCCTCTCCAAGGATTGCCACTGCGACTGGCCGGAGTTGGTGGCTCTCAGTGAGCCGAGCGGGCAGTCCATAATGGGGGTGAAGATGGAGGAAGATGTCACTGAATACAGG CTGCATGGTGATATGGGAGACGGAGAAATAGAAGATGATGATATTCCCTCACTCCTCAGCGACATAGAGTCACGCGGCGAGGGGCATGTTGGGAATGTTTACTGCCACAATGACTTGGGCATGCTTAGCTCTTCTAAGGCACCAACCTCCACCACCAACAGAGACCTGCCCCACGCTGGAGGCCTGATGGGGATGCAAGCTCACGCTCTGGGTGGATTAAACAATCATGAAAACATGGGGGCCGGGTTTGTGGTTGCTGTTGAGAAACAGCGATTGGAGCTGGAAAAACAGCGCCTGGCTGTGGAAACTGAACGCCTGGCTGTGGAGAAAGAGCGGCTGGTGGTGGAGAAGGAGCGACTCCGTCAGATGGAGGTAGAGAGGGAAAGGCTgcagctggagagagagaggttaCAGGTGGAGAGGGAGAGGCTGAGGCTTCTGCTGCTCAGACATTCAGAGCGTGTGGACTCATCCTTTAACCTGCCGCCCCAACAAGGCCCGCCTTCGTCCTCCACGTCTTCTTTATCCTCCACTCATGATGGACATAGGGAGAAAGACAGTAAAGGCTGGATGCCATTGGTGGACCTGGAAACTGAAAGGCTAAAACTAGAGAAGGAGAGAGTGCAGCTGGAGAAAGAGAGGCTGCAGTTTTTCAAATTTGAGGCCGGCAGACTTCAGATTGAGAGAGAGCGCCTCCAAGTGGAGAAAGAGAGAATGCAGCTGCACAAAGATCATCAGGGCCACTGA
- the aasdhppt gene encoding L-aminoadipate-semialdehyde dehydrogenase-phosphopantetheinyl transferase isoform X2: MEIARKSKKAGRLLLRRFVCERMGIPWSEIRLERSPRGKPYLAAPLKVRSDSGTEPPSWSFNLSHQGDYAVLAAEQGGQVGVDIMKNTMPGTSSVPEFFRIMTRQFTAYEWSVIQSAGSEHLQLAAFYRHWALKESFIKAIGTGLGFNLQRVEFHLAPEPLTQKHVLRQTKMHLDEEEEEDWIFEESLLDADHHVAVALGPTEKTGSELFRPSLPPASSFALLSFSDLTASASPLTEEDPACWDSFEMKAEAPQRQRDTHTSEQPPVSR; this comes from the exons ATGGAGATAGCAAGAAAAAGTAAGAAG GCTGGCAGGTTGCTGCTGAGGAGATTTGTGTGTGAGAGGATGGGGATCCCGTGGTCAGAGATCAGATTGGAGCGATCTCCCAGGGGGAAACCTTACCTGGCAGCTCCACTAAAG GTCAGATCAGATTCAGGCACTGAACCCCCATCCTGGAGTTTCAATCTGTCCCACCAGGGGGACTACGCTGTGCTCGCTGCAGAGCAGGGGGGGCAGGTGGGAGTGGATATCATGAAGAACACCATGCCAG GTACCAGCTCTGTGCCGGAGTTTTTCCGCATCATGACTCGTCAGTTTACAGCGTACGAGTGGAGCGTCATCCAATCAGCCGGCTCTGAGCACCTGCAGCTAGCCGCGTTCTACCGCCACTGG GCCTTGAAGGAGAGCTTCATCAAAGCCATTGGCACGGGTCTGGGCTTTAACCTGCAGAGGGTGGAGTTTCACCTGGCCCCTGAACCGCTCACACAGAAGCATGTACTGCGCCAGACCAAGATGCACCTcgatgaggaagaagaagaggactGGATATTTGAA GAGAGCTTGCTGGATGCTGACCATCATGTTGCTGTAGCACTCGGACCAACAGAAAAAACAGGGTCTGAG CTTTTTCGTCCGTCTCTTCCTCCTGCCAGCTCATTTGCGCTGCTGTCGTTCAGCGACCTCACCGCCTCCGCCTCCCCTCTGACGGAGGAAGACCCCGCCTGCTGGGACAGCTTCGAGATGAAGGCTGAAGCTCCACAgagacaaagagacacacacacatccgaaCAACCACCTGTCTCACGCTGA
- the aasdhppt gene encoding L-aminoadipate-semialdehyde dehydrogenase-phosphopantetheinyl transferase isoform X1, whose product MGSVRWAFLCGSWRPSRSEWILANRCIQREERDRIRQFVFAKDAKSAMAGRLLLRRFVCERMGIPWSEIRLERSPRGKPYLAAPLKVRSDSGTEPPSWSFNLSHQGDYAVLAAEQGGQVGVDIMKNTMPGTSSVPEFFRIMTRQFTAYEWSVIQSAGSEHLQLAAFYRHWALKESFIKAIGTGLGFNLQRVEFHLAPEPLTQKHVLRQTKMHLDEEEEEDWIFEESLLDADHHVAVALGPTEKTGSELFRPSLPPASSFALLSFSDLTASASPLTEEDPACWDSFEMKAEAPQRQRDTHTSEQPPVSR is encoded by the exons ATGGGCTCTGTTCGCTGGGCTTTTCTCTGTGGGTCCTGGAGACCCAGCAGGTCTGAGTGGATATTAGCTAACCGCTGCATCCAGCGGGAGGAAAGAGACAGGATCAGACAGTTCGTGTTTGCAAAGGATGCAAAGTCAGCCATG GCTGGCAGGTTGCTGCTGAGGAGATTTGTGTGTGAGAGGATGGGGATCCCGTGGTCAGAGATCAGATTGGAGCGATCTCCCAGGGGGAAACCTTACCTGGCAGCTCCACTAAAG GTCAGATCAGATTCAGGCACTGAACCCCCATCCTGGAGTTTCAATCTGTCCCACCAGGGGGACTACGCTGTGCTCGCTGCAGAGCAGGGGGGGCAGGTGGGAGTGGATATCATGAAGAACACCATGCCAG GTACCAGCTCTGTGCCGGAGTTTTTCCGCATCATGACTCGTCAGTTTACAGCGTACGAGTGGAGCGTCATCCAATCAGCCGGCTCTGAGCACCTGCAGCTAGCCGCGTTCTACCGCCACTGG GCCTTGAAGGAGAGCTTCATCAAAGCCATTGGCACGGGTCTGGGCTTTAACCTGCAGAGGGTGGAGTTTCACCTGGCCCCTGAACCGCTCACACAGAAGCATGTACTGCGCCAGACCAAGATGCACCTcgatgaggaagaagaagaggactGGATATTTGAA GAGAGCTTGCTGGATGCTGACCATCATGTTGCTGTAGCACTCGGACCAACAGAAAAAACAGGGTCTGAG CTTTTTCGTCCGTCTCTTCCTCCTGCCAGCTCATTTGCGCTGCTGTCGTTCAGCGACCTCACCGCCTCCGCCTCCCCTCTGACGGAGGAAGACCCCGCCTGCTGGGACAGCTTCGAGATGAAGGCTGAAGCTCCACAgagacaaagagacacacacacatccgaaCAACCACCTGTCTCACGCTGA
- the aasdhppt gene encoding L-aminoadipate-semialdehyde dehydrogenase-phosphopantetheinyl transferase isoform X3 has protein sequence MGIPWSEIRLERSPRGKPYLAAPLKVRSDSGTEPPSWSFNLSHQGDYAVLAAEQGGQVGVDIMKNTMPGTSSVPEFFRIMTRQFTAYEWSVIQSAGSEHLQLAAFYRHWALKESFIKAIGTGLGFNLQRVEFHLAPEPLTQKHVLRQTKMHLDEEEEEDWIFEESLLDADHHVAVALGPTEKTGSELFRPSLPPASSFALLSFSDLTASASPLTEEDPACWDSFEMKAEAPQRQRDTHTSEQPPVSR, from the exons ATGGGGATCCCGTGGTCAGAGATCAGATTGGAGCGATCTCCCAGGGGGAAACCTTACCTGGCAGCTCCACTAAAG GTCAGATCAGATTCAGGCACTGAACCCCCATCCTGGAGTTTCAATCTGTCCCACCAGGGGGACTACGCTGTGCTCGCTGCAGAGCAGGGGGGGCAGGTGGGAGTGGATATCATGAAGAACACCATGCCAG GTACCAGCTCTGTGCCGGAGTTTTTCCGCATCATGACTCGTCAGTTTACAGCGTACGAGTGGAGCGTCATCCAATCAGCCGGCTCTGAGCACCTGCAGCTAGCCGCGTTCTACCGCCACTGG GCCTTGAAGGAGAGCTTCATCAAAGCCATTGGCACGGGTCTGGGCTTTAACCTGCAGAGGGTGGAGTTTCACCTGGCCCCTGAACCGCTCACACAGAAGCATGTACTGCGCCAGACCAAGATGCACCTcgatgaggaagaagaagaggactGGATATTTGAA GAGAGCTTGCTGGATGCTGACCATCATGTTGCTGTAGCACTCGGACCAACAGAAAAAACAGGGTCTGAG CTTTTTCGTCCGTCTCTTCCTCCTGCCAGCTCATTTGCGCTGCTGTCGTTCAGCGACCTCACCGCCTCCGCCTCCCCTCTGACGGAGGAAGACCCCGCCTGCTGGGACAGCTTCGAGATGAAGGCTGAAGCTCCACAgagacaaagagacacacacacatccgaaCAACCACCTGTCTCACGCTGA